One region of Miscanthus floridulus cultivar M001 chromosome 19, ASM1932011v1, whole genome shotgun sequence genomic DNA includes:
- the LOC136528878 gene encoding pentatricopeptide repeat-containing protein At3g57430, chloroplastic-like: MAATPLPITSPPPPPTPPLQQLPTAATIRSLTAAGNHATALHALSSLSAASSSHTASLDRFALPPAAKSAAALRSLTAVRSIHGAALHHDLLHGHTPAVSNALLTAYARCGDLTAVLALFDAMPSRDAVTFNSLIAALCLFRRWLPSLDALRDMLLEGHPLTSFMLVSVLLACSHLAEDPRLGREAHAFALKNGFLDGDERFAFNALLSMYARLGLVDDAQVLFGSVGATDAPGGGVVTWNTMVSLLVQSGRCGDAIEVLYDMVARGVRPDGVTFASTLPTCSQLEMLSLGREMHAYVLKDTDLAANSFVASALVDMYASHERVGVVRRVFDMVSGGHSQLGLWNAMVCGYAQAGMDEDALELFARMEAEAGVVPSETTIAGVLPSCARSETFAGKEAVHGYVVKRGMAGNPFVQNALMDLYARLGDMNAALWIFAAIEPRDVVSWNTLITGCVVQGHIRDAFQLVREMQQQGRFTDAATEDGKRFTDAATEDGIAGADEELVMPNNITLMTLLPGCAMLAAPARGKEIHGYAVRHALDSDVAVGSALVDMYAKCGCLALSRAVFDRLPRRNVITWNNVLIMAYGMHGLGDEAIALFERMVASDEAKPNEVTFIAALAACSHSGMVDRGLELLHSMKRNHGVEPTPDLHACAVDILGRAGRLDEAYSIISSMEPGEQQVSAWSSFLGACRLHRNVPLGEIAAERLFELEPDEASHYVLLCNIYSAAGLWEKSSEVRNRMRQRGVSKEPGCSWIELDGVIHRFMAGESAHPESTLVHAHMDALWERMRDQGYTPDTSCVLHDIEESEKAAILRYHSEKLAIALGLLRTPPGATIRVAKNLRVSNDCHEAAKFISRMVGRDIVLRDVRRFHHFVDGACSCGDYW; encoded by the exons ATGGCCGCCACGCCCCTCCCTATCACCTCCCCACCTCCACCACCCACGCCACCCCTGCAGCAGCTGCCCACCGCCGCCACTATCCGCTCTCTCACTGCCGCGGGCAACCACGCCACCGCTCTCCACGCGCTATCATCCCTGTCGGCGGCGTCCTCCTCCCACACAGCGTCGCTCGACCGCTTCGCGCTCCCGCCCGCCGCCAAGTCCGCCGCCGCGCTCCGCTCCCTCACAGCCGTCCGGTCCATTCACGGCGCTGCGCTGCACCACGACCTCCTCCATGGGCACACCCCGGCCGTCTCCAACGCACTCCTCACCGCCTACGCGCGATGCGGCGACCTCACCGCTGTGCTCGCGCTCTTCGATGCCATGCCCAGCCGCGACGCTGTCACATTCAATTCCCTCATCGCCGCTCTCTGCCTCTTCCGCCGCTGGCTCCCGTCACTCGACGCGCTCCGCGACATGCTCCTGGAGGGCCACCCGCTCACCTCATTCATGCTTGTCAGCGTCCTGCTCGCGTGCTCCCACCTCGCTGAGGACCCGCGCCTCGGCCGTGAGGCGCACGCGTTCGCTCTCAAGAACGGGTTCCTGGACGGCGACGAACGGTTCGCGTTCAACGCGCTGCTCTCCATGTACGCGCGCCTCGGCCTAGTCGACGACGCGCAGGTGCTCTTCGGCTCCGTCGGCGCCACCGACGCGCCGGGCGGCGGCGTCGTCACGTGGAACACCATGGTCAGCCTGCTGGTGCAGAGCGGCCGCTGCGGCGACGCCATCGAGGTGCTTTACGACATGGTCGCGCGCGGGGTGCGCCCGGACGGCGTCACGTTCGCGAGCACGCTCCCGACGTGTTCCCAGCTGGAGATGCTCTCCCTCGGCCGGGAGATGCACGCCTACGTCCTCAAGGACACCGACCTCGCCGCTAACTCGTTCGTCGCCAGCGCGCTTGTGGACATGTATGCGAGCCACGAGCGGGTGGGCGTGGTGAGGCGGGTGTTCGACATGGTCTCGGGAGGCCACAGCCAGCTCGGGCTGTGGAACGCCATGGTCTGCGGGTATGCGCAGGCTGGCATGGACGAGGACGCACTGGAGCTCTTCGCCCGGATGGAGGCCGAGGCCGGCGTCGTACCCAGCGAGACCACCATTGCGGGCGTGCTGCCCTCGTGCGCGCGCTCGGAGACCTTCGCCGGCAAGGAAGCGGTGCACGGGTACGTCGTGAAGCGCGGCATGGCGGGCAACCCGTTCGTGCAGAACGCGCTCATGGACCTGTACGCGCGCCTCGGCGACATGAACGCTGCACTGTGGATCTTCGCCGCGATCGAGCCCCGCGACGTGGTCTCTTGGAACACTCTCATCACCGGCTGCGTCGTGCAGGGCCACATCCGCGACGCGTTCCAGCTGGTCCGGGAGATGCAGCAGCAAGGGAGATTCACGGATGCCGCAACAGAAGACGGCAAGAGATTCACGGATGCCGCAACAGAAGACGGCATTGCCGGGGCGGATGAAGAGCTGGTGATGCCCAACAACATCACACTCATGACCTTGCTCCCTGGCTGCGCGATGCTTGCGGCGCCAGCAAGGGGGAAGGAGATCCACGGCTACGCGGTGCGTCACGCCTTGGACTCGGACGTTGCCGTCGGGAGCGCGCTGGTGGACATGTACGCCAAGTGCGGCTGCCTGGCGCTGTCGAGGGCCGTGTTCGACCGGCTGCCGAGGAGGAACGTCATCACCTGGAAc aaCGTTCTCATCATGGCCTACGGCATGCATGGGCTCGGTGACGAGGCCATCGCGCTGTTCGAACGCATGGTGGCGAGCGACGAGGCTAAGCCGAACGAGGTCACCTTCATCGCCGCACTAGCAGCCTGCAGCCACTCCGGCATGGTCGACCGCGGCCTGGAGCTGCTCCATAGCATGAAGAGGAACCACGGGGTCGAGCCAACGCCAGACCTTCACGCCTGCGCTGTTGACATTCTCGGTCGGGCTGGCAGGCTGGACGAGGCCTACAGTATCATCAGCTCCATGGAGCCAGGAGAGCAGCAGGTGTCCGCGTGGAGCAGCTTCCTTGGAGCATGCCGGCTGCACCGGAACGTCCCTCTTGGCGAGATTGCTGCCGAGCGGCTGTTCGAGCTGGAGCCCGACGAGGCGAGCCATTACGTGCTCCTGTGCAACATTTACTCCGCCGCCGGCCTATGGGAGAAGTCATCAGAGGTGCGGAACAGGATGCGGCAGAGGGGCGTCAGCAAGGAACCCGGCTGCAGTTGGATCGAACTCGACGGCGTGATCCACAGGTTCATGGCTGGCGAGTCTGCGCACCCAGAGAGCACGCTGGTGCACGCGCACATGGACGCACTCTGGGAGCGGATGAGAGACCAGGGGTACACGCCAGACACGTCGTGTGTGCTTCACGACATTGAGGAGAGCGAGAAGGCGGCGATCCTCCGGTACCACAGCGAGAAGCTCGCCATTGCCCTCGGGCTGCTGCGGACGCCACCGGGCGCCACCATCAGGGTGGCCAAGAACCTGAGGGTGAGCAACGACTGCCATGAGGCTGCTAAGTTCATCTCCAGGATGGTTGGGAGGGATATTGTGCTGAGGGACGTGAGGAGGTTTCACCATTTCGTGGACGGTGCCTGCTCCTGTGGGGATTACTGGTAG